The following coding sequences are from one Anguilla rostrata isolate EN2019 chromosome 16, ASM1855537v3, whole genome shotgun sequence window:
- the LOC135242421 gene encoding uncharacterized protein LOC135242421, whose product MSDILRTSRATLRAAERKWAKSRDPSDLSAYQSLLKEFSSSVTAAKAKFYQTKIHNSISNPRQPFSIFSSLLSVPPPPPQSSFTADDFAAFFDEKTADIRTSFAPSASSAPSASSAPSASSASSASSAPSASSAPSASSAPCFSTFSLLSDTEVSQLLLTHRPTTCALDPIPSSLLQAITPDILPFVAPLVNSSLSSGCFPSSFKKAHITPLLKKPTLDPSVIQNYRPVSLLPFLSKTLERAASNQLSAYFSENNLLDPHQSGFRPGHSTETALLSVSESLHAARAASLSSVLILLDLSAAFDTVDHSTLLSSLAATGIRGTVLDWIESYLSDRSFQVAWAGPRPHLRLPEGHTELDGQSPPEAQPGKDGANLYSCSILSPPRLFHFLRGHRSDIITLRQESRSDDGQQAVPLQQHCSSNPGMQIFPIQYPQNPPLSHHLLNPAPGPSNGSIPPGLLQLSSGWTTGICHQTPAAHSECCGSSGLQPPQTLPRNSPAHYPPLAACYSSHQIQNIGSSIPGSQGISPSIPSQDIQTLHASQIPPFCYLRTPSTSPLRTCTSRTRLLSVLAPRWWNDLPVEVRTAETVTHFKRRLKTHLFRLHLSPSLPPL is encoded by the exons atgtctgacatcctgcgcacctccagggccaccctccgcgctgctgagaggaagtgggccaaatccagggacccatctgacctctcagcctatcagtctctcctgaaagagttctcctcttctgtcactgccgctaaggcaaaattctaccaaaccaaaattcataactccatttctaaccctcgtcaacctttctctattttctcttctctcctcagcgtgccacctcctccaccccagtcttccttcactgcagatgactttgcagcattctttgacgaaaagactGCAGACATCCGcacctcctttgccccctctgcgtcctccgccccctctgcgtcctccgccccctctgcgtcctccgcgtCCTccgcgtcctccgccccctctgcgtcctccgccccctctgcgtcctccgccccctgtttctccacattttctctcctctcagacactgaagtctcccagcttctgctcacccaccgccctaccacctgcgccctcgaccctatcccctcatctctccttcaagcaatcacaccagacatcctcccttttgtcgcccccctcgtgaactcatccctatcttctggatgtttcccctcatccttcaagaaggcccacatcaccccgctgctgaagaaacccacactagatccttcagtcattcagaactaccgcccggtatctctcctccctttcctatccaaaacactcgaacgtgctgcatctaaccagctctctgcttatttctctgagaacaacctgcttgatccccaccagtctggcttcaggcctggccactcgactgagactgcactcctctcggtcagtgagtcactccatgccgcacgagcagcctccctctcctctgtcctgattctcctagacctctccgctgcatttgacactgtggaccactctaccctcctgtcctccctggcagcaacagggatccgcggcacagtccttgactggattgagtcctacctctctgaccgctccttccaggttgcctgggcgg gtccccgcccgcatctccgcttgcctgagggacatacagagctggatggacaatcaccacctgaagctcaacccgggaaagacggagctaatctttattcctgctctatcctctcccctcctcgacttttccatttccttaggggacaccgtagtgacatcatcaccctgcgccaagaatctcggagtgatgatggacaacaggctgtccctctccaacaacattgcagcagtaacccgggcatgcagatttttcctatacaatatccgcagaatccgcccctttctcaccacctactcaacccagctcctggtccaagcaatggttctatcccgcctggactactgcaactctcttctggctggactaccggcatctgccaccagacccctgcagctcattcagaatgctgcggctcgtctggtcttcaacctccccagacactcccacgtaactcccctgctcactaccctccactggctgcctgttatagctcgcatcaaattcaaaacattggttctagcataccaggcagtcaagggatcagccccagcataccttcacaagatattcaaaccctacatgccagccagatccctccgttctgctacctcaggacgcctagcacctcccctcttcgcacctgcacttccagaacacgtctcctctctgttctggccccacgatggtggaatgacctccctgtggaggtcagaacagctgagactgtgacccatttcaaacgacgactgaagacccacctcttcaggctgcacctctccccatcccttccccccctgtaa
- the LOC135242437 gene encoding Wilms tumor protein homolog isoform X2, producing MCAYPGCNRRYFKLSHLQMHSRKHTGEKPYQCDFSDCGRRFSRSDQLKRHQRRHTGVKPFQCETCQRKFSRSDHLKTHTRTHTGEKPFSCRWPNCQKKFARSDELVRHHNMHQRNLTKLQLVH from the exons ATGTGCGCCTATCCCGGCTGCAACAGGAGATACTTCAAACTGTCCCACCTACAGATGCACAGCAGGAAGCACACGG GGGAGAAGCCGTACCAGTGTGACTTCAGCGACTGCGGCCGGAGGTTCTCCAGATCAGACCAGCTGAAGAGGCAtcagcgcagacacacag GGGTCAAACCGTTCCAGTGCGAGACCTGTCAGAGAAAGTTCTCGCGGTCTGACCACCTTAAGACCCACACCCGGACTCATACAG GCGAGAAGCCCTTCAGCTGCCGGTGGCCCAACTGCCAGAAGAAGTTCGCCAGGTCGGATGAGCTGGTGCGTCATCACAACATGCACCAGAGGAACCTGACCAAGCTGCAGCTGGTGCACTGA
- the LOC135242437 gene encoding Wilms tumor protein homolog isoform X1, translated as MCAYPGCNRRYFKLSHLQMHSRKHTGEKPYQCDFSDCGRRFSRSDQLKRHQRRHTGVKPFQCETCQRKFSRSDHLKTHTRTHTGKTSEKPFSCRWPNCQKKFARSDELVRHHNMHQRNLTKLQLVH; from the exons ATGTGCGCCTATCCCGGCTGCAACAGGAGATACTTCAAACTGTCCCACCTACAGATGCACAGCAGGAAGCACACGG GGGAGAAGCCGTACCAGTGTGACTTCAGCGACTGCGGCCGGAGGTTCTCCAGATCAGACCAGCTGAAGAGGCAtcagcgcagacacacag GGGTCAAACCGTTCCAGTGCGAGACCTGTCAGAGAAAGTTCTCGCGGTCTGACCACCTTAAGACCCACACCCGGACTCATACAGGTAAAACAA GCGAGAAGCCCTTCAGCTGCCGGTGGCCCAACTGCCAGAAGAAGTTCGCCAGGTCGGATGAGCTGGTGCGTCATCACAACATGCACCAGAGGAACCTGACCAAGCTGCAGCTGGTGCACTGA